The Flavobacterium sp. 1 genome contains the following window.
CGGAAATTGAGTTGCAGTTAGTTTCCCTTTAAATTCTTTCGAAGATTCATTCGCATTGGCAACCGCATTGGCATCTTCTCCAAAATACAATTGATGAGCCACAGCCTTTTTGGAAGCATCCCATTCTAAAACTATTTTTTTATCTAAAGCCACAATGTGCTCGTTCCTATTTTCCGGTTTTGGAGTGCGTGCCTGATTCATTAAATTTGGTGTATCAATTTCAAAACCATTGATTACAATCTGCTTTACAATATCAGGATTAACAGTTGGGTCTATTTCAAAACGAATAATTAAATCTTTACCTTTTTCTGAATTAAAAGTAATATAGGCCATCGTCGCATCGATTTTCGCATTGGCTCTCTGACTTGCATTTACCGTCTCTTCTAATTTTCCGTTCACATAAATTTTGATTGGAGAAAAAGTCTTTCCTGTAATCACATCAAAGGCATTATGAAAAGTCAAAAGCGTATGTTTTCCCTCTTTTAATCCACTGATTTTTAATTCCAAATTTTCAGCTGTGACCAAACCGTCGCTTCCTAATCTGTTGTAATGAGGCGCGTTCATTCCGACTTTATACCATTTTGAAGTAAAGTTTCCTTTCAGTTTGAAGGTTACATTGTTAAATGATTTCTCCGCTTCTTTTTGATCGTTAACCACCCAGGATTCGTAACTGGGATCGTGTACTTCTTCCAGTCTTCTTTGAAAAAAGTCAAAATCGACTTTTACAATTTGTTTGTCGGTATTCTGCGCTTGTCCATTTGCTGTCAAAAGCATTGCCAAAGCAAAAGAACCTACTAATTTCTTTATCATTTTCTTTTAATTTAATTTCATTTTTTCTTCTGTCGATTTATTTAACAGATTGATTATATCTTTTTTCCTTTCTTCAGGAATTACTTTTAAAACTTTCAATTCGCCGTTTACAAGTTCAGCCTCAACGGTGGTATTTTTTGTCGCGTACAATTTGAAATGAACATTCCAGTCTTTTGGCCAAGCCGGAAAAAGATAGATTTTCCCGTTCGCTTCCTGCAAAAGCATTTCCTGCATTCCAATCATTCCTGAACCTCCCCAATTATGGTCGGGAACCCAATCATAACCCGGACCCCAAAAGGCTGGGAATCTTCTATCGGAATTCACCATTTTCAACAAATTGTATTTTTTTGCTTCTTCGGTTAATCCCAAACGGGCCGAAAAAATATTGTCCTGTTTCCAGCCAATATGGCTTCTAAATTTAATCGCATCTGTATCGTATTTCCAGGTATTCAAAGCCGTTTCTAAATCTGGTTTTCCTACGCCGTAAATTCCCCACGGATAAACGGAATACAATTGTGGTACTTCGGAATTATTGATTCGCTCCCAAGATTTCGCCGGAAGCAAAACTTTATGATTTTCAATTTGACCAAAATTTAGAGGTGGAATTCGTTTTTGAAAAGCTTTCAAATATTCCACTTCTTCTTTGGATAATTGTGTTGAAGAAAGATTTAAAAGCTGTTCTGTGATAACCTGCAAAGCAGAAATAGTACTATTAGAATTATTAGCCATTTTATACGTTTCCGCACCCGAGCCTGGAAATAAAATTAATTTTCCATTTCCGTCCAATGTTTTTCTACCTCTTTGTTTCGCTAAATATTGATAATGTTCATCAAAAAATCGAAGACAACTGATGATAAAAGAATTGTATTTCTGAATGTCTTCGCCTGCAAATTCTTTCTGTTGCAACATCATTTGGCAAAACTCAAAAACGGTATCCCATTCGTATTCCAGCCAGGCGTTGTATTCCATTCCCGGATCATAATCAGCTGGACGTTTCCATTCGTATTCGGCTGGATTGGGTAATCCGAAATTTTCCAGTTGTTCTGTAAACGATGCTCCACCGTGTTTCCAATAGACCTGCGAACGCAATTCTGCATTTTTTTGAAGGCTCAAATAATAATCCAATTGCGATTTCATCATATCAAAATCACCGCTTTTTACCATCGGAAAATAAACCAGTCTTTGATTTTGAGCAGTCATTGTTCCACCTCCCCAATTCCTGAAATCAGGAGTAAAATTCAAATCCGGATTAGTAAAAACAGGATCAACTGTAAACAATCCGCCGTTGAATTTGGTTGGATATTTTCCGTATGCATTACAGCCTAGCATATAACGGAACAATTGATAATTCTGCCCAATTTGATAAACAGAATCTTTGGCTGTCGAATTGCTTTTTTGGGTATAAATAAAACTGCGGTTCCAGAAATTATTCCACCATTTTATCGTATTTTTTTCTGCTTGTTTTGATTTGATTTTATAGTCTGAAATTTGATTTTTCAAACCTTTTTTCCAAGTATTTATATCAGATTGATTCGTGTGTAAATGAATTTCCAGAGATTGTTTTTTGGAAGGTTTTATACTCGAAAGACTGAATCCTTTAAAATCTGTATTTTGATATGTCCCTGAATAAGTTCCGTCAGGTTTCAAATTATCGCCAGTCATAAATCCCCCAAAAGTTAGATTCGCCAACGGATTCAGCATTTGATCTTTAACCGATTCCATTCTTTGCTGTTTTACCGCAACATCAAAAACGGTTTGTTGTCTGTTTCTATGATAAAATTGAATACCATTATTTTCAAATGAAATTGAATCTTTGAATGTTACGATTTCTCCTTGTGGCGCCCATTTATACGAATTAGCATTATTTGCTTTTCCTTTGGAATCACGGTTTTTATGACGCCAGCTTTCATAAGAAGCCGTCATTTTCACAGGCGTTTTACTTTCCAAATCCAAATGAATTACGGGTTTAAAAACATCTACCCAAAGTTTGATTTTAGTATCCTTCTGCCCAATCGAAATATAACCGTCTTTCAAAACCAATTCTTGTTTAAAACCTTCGTTATCCTTAAATGGATTTGGTGTTAACGTAACTTTTAGACGACCTAATTTCAATAAAGTATTATGCTCATCAAAAGTGCCAGATCGGGAAAAATAAAAGTACAAATCGCCTTTTTCTACCCAGACATTCAAACCAATATCGCCACCTCCCAAAGGCATAGATTCTGATGAATTGTTACTTTGCGTATTCCAGATTTGATTGTAATTTTCGAGCACGGGAATTTGCGCTTTAACTAAAAGCGTGAAAAAGAAAAATATGTAAATTGTATATTTCAAACTTATTATTTTTTTATTTTATTGTTCTAACTATGTCATTTCGACGTAAGGAGAAATCACACTAGTAATTCGACAAAGATTGGCGCTTTTAGGAACGGAGTTTCGTGTGTGATTTCTCCTTACGTCGAAATGACAAAAAACTTATATAATCTTATATCACTTATATGGTTTAAAAAAACTACCATTCATCCGTCCTAAAAGACGAAATTGGCAAACCACCACCACTAAACAATTCTGCCTTTACAAAATCTTTAAACAAATAACGAATCGCTACTGGTTTGGCAACTTTATCAGAAGTCAAAACCACCGATTTTCTACGAACAACCGTTTTTGCTGGATAGAAAATCTTATCTTCTCCCGCCAATTCAAAACCGGTAACTTCTTTGTCATACGAGGTTATTCCGTTTTCAACATTATCAAAAGAAACGGTTACTGAACCATCTTTTATTTCCATCGATTTGTATTTTGGACTTTCAAATTCGAAGCCTTCAATCCCGTAGGTTTTTGCCAAAGCCTGAAAAGCCAGTCGGTTTCCGCCTTTTTCTTTGTCCATTGGGTGAATATTATTTTCTTCGCCGACGTCCATCAAAACCGCCATTCCTGAATTCGGAATTTCCTTCGAAGCTTTCAATTGTGCTTCTCTCAAATAAGCCGAATTATATTTCTCCAGATTGTCTTTTGGATGAAATTGCGCATAATTAAACGGAGCAATTTGCGCATAGTAAAAAGGAAAATCCCCTTGCTTCCACAAGCCTCTCCAACTGCTGACCATTTTTTTCATCAAAGCCGTATATTCAGAAGCTCTTTCATAATTCGACTCGCCTTGGTACCAGATACAGCCTTTGATTCCGTAACCAATCACAGGTGAAAGCATTCCGTTAAACAAAGTCGTTGGTACACGATTGGAGTCTTTTACCAATTCTTCTTTTGTTGTTGGAATTTTGGCACTTGCAAAATCTTTCAGCATTTCCTGATTCATCCAGGCTTCCATACTTGAGCCTCCGTATGAAACATGAATTAATCCCACCGGAACATCTAAAACTTCCTGTAAAAGCGATCCGAAATACCAAGCTGTCGCACTAAAATTAGTCGTAGATTTTGGAGAGGCCGTTTCCCATTTTCCTTCGAAATCATCTTTAGGTTCTAAAACTGTCGCTCTTGGAATTGTAATTAAACGGATCTTATTATTGGTGGATCTGACAATGATTTCGTTGCCGTTTTTTACTGGCTGACCCTGAAAACCTTTCAAAGGCATTTCCATATTCGACTGACCAGAACACAGCCAAACTTCGCCAATCAAAACGTTTTTTATCGCAATAGTTTCCTTTCCCTGATTGACTTCAATCATAAACGGACCCCCTGCAACCGGAGTCTGCAATTCCACTCTCCATTTCCCCTGACTGTCGGATTTGGTTTTGTAGATTTTAGAATTCCACGATGTTTTTACACTCACGTTTTCATTCTTATCCGCCCAGCCCCACATCGGTGCGTTCGACTTTTGCTGTAGCATCATATTATCCGAAAAGAGTGCCGGTAATTTGATTTTTGCATTGATTTGGAAACTTCCCATCAAACATAAAATCACAACAATACATTTTTTTTATTTCTCATTTTTTTTATTTTAATCTATATTTCAACGGATTAAAATCCGTTGAAATAATATGAATTGTTCCTACTATTCATCGGGTTAAAACCCGACGCTACAATATGAATCGTTCCTACGGAACTCTGACATTATGTACTAGAGCCATCGGCTCGAAACATTTTGTAAGGCTGGACTTTAGTCCAGTTTATAAAGCTAAACACGATAAAAAAGAGCCGTAGGCTCGGTACATATTATATCTATTTCTCTTTTACAATCGTAACCGGCCCCAATAATCCTGCTTTCAGCAATGGCTCTCCTTCCAATCTAAAAGAAGCTGTTGTCCACGTTAACCTTTCTTCTTTTGGTAATTTTTCATCGCCAATTAATCGGTTTGCCCAGGTATTTGTAACTTTAATTTCTATAGTGTTTTTCCCTTTTTTTAAAGCTTCTGAAATGTCTGCTTTGTATGGAAATGTCCAGATTGTTCCGCAGTTGATTCCATTTACGGTTACTTCGGCAATATTGGCAATTGTACCTAAGTCGAGCCAAATTTTATCGTTGGTTTTTCCTTTCCAGATAAGGTCTTTTTTATAAACTACCGCACCTGAATAATATTTAATCTGATCATTTGTTGAAGTACTCCAATCAAAAAGCTTGTTGATTTTTATAACTTCTTTCGGGCCTTTATATTCAGAATCAAATTGCAACTCCCAGTTTTCATCTAAAGTCTGAACCGTTTCAAATTCTGAATTATTCTGTGTTCCTTTAACAGAAACCATTTCGGTTTTATCTTTAAAAATCACAAAACCTGATTCATTTTCAGCTAATGAAATTGTAGCAATCGTTCTTCCGTTTTCGATTTTCCAGTTATTTAAAACAATAGTTTTATCCGTTACAGGATTGTACCATTCAGGAATTTTTCCAGTAATTCTAAACGATACTTCAACTTGTCTTTTTTGTTCTTTTTGATTAGAAATAAAATAGATATCCTCTGTTTCAGATTTTCGGTGAGTCCAGGCAATTGTTTCCGAATCGGTTCTGTTTAATTTTGGAAAATAAACATCTTGTTCGATTCCAATGGAGGTAAAATCATTTCCTACATACGGAAGTTTAATTATAGTTCCTTTTCCTATTTTCCACAACGACGCATTCAATTTATTGTTCCAAATTTCATCAATTACATTTTGCCATTTTTTTTGATCGGTTTCTGATTGCATTCCGGGTTGTAAATCTGGTTTTTCATCAACAAAAACAGTTGCTCCTTCTTTTACCAATTCCAATATTTTTTCGGCTACAGCCAAAGACATCATTTTATTCGGCGCCATTTTATGACTTCCCGGAAATAGCAAAATTCCATATTCGATACTGTTGCTGAAAACTATCTTTCCGTTTTCAACTTTAGCACTATTTAGTAAAACATCAGCGTTGAACGAATCGTATTGATAACCGTTCATTGCGTTTGTCCATTGTGACAAATCGGTTGAATTTTTAGAAGAAGTGACTTCTTTTGGAATTTTGATGCTTGGCTGACCTTCATTTTTCAATCGAATGGCTTCACTTTCCAGACGTTCTTTTCCAAAAATATTCGGAATAAACGGCACTAAACGATCCGGAAGCACTGAACGTGACGGTAAATCTTCACCAATAAAAACCGCCAAATCAATAACCGGTTTTCCTTTTTGCAATTGAAACTGTACTCGCTGGCAATAATCTACCCAGGCTTTTCCGGGTTTCCACCAAGTTTGGTCTTTTTGAAAATAAGAACCAACACCGTCTAAAGTCATTCCGGGTTTTCTGTCCGTCCACGGATTGTGTACAAAAACGTGGTAGAAAAATCGGTTGATTCCAAGAGCATAATTCCGGTCTGCTAAAGTTTTTAGATTTCCCGGATGTTCATCCCAATCCATTTTCAATTCCGTAAAAGCTTCCGCCTGAATAATATCTTTTCCGTAAATATGTCCTCCCGAAATCGCATCGAGTATATCATTTGGTTTGTCGTGCGTTGGACTTTTCAGCCAAAATTCTCCACTCGGATAATCGATGTGTTTAAAATGTAAAAGTCCGTCGCTCATCATCGTTGGCGCCACATTTTCGGAGCTGAATTTCACTCTTGCTTTTTTAGCTTCATCAGCCAGCGTGCCGAAAAAATTATCACAAACCAATTCTGCAATAGTTTTTCTTATATCATAAAGTGCTTTCTCCGAAGTTTCAATATCATTTAAAGGAATCCCAGCCATAACCGGCAAATAATCTAGAACATCATAGCCTCTGCGTTTTTTAAATTCCTCCTGAAAAACGGGTGACCAGTTTTGGCTCCCACATTCCCAGCTATCGATATGCAAGATTTTAACGACTTTGGATGCCAGTTCAGGCCCTGCAGTTCTCAACATTTCGCCAAACCAATGATCCAGTTGAAAACGGACTGCTTCGGCATTAAACTTATCCACCTCCAATCCTCTTCCTGCACCTGCAGTAGCATTTTCGTGACCAGTTGACGTATGTCCAAAACGAATAATTCTCCAATTTCCTTTTGAAGGAGCTTTCCAATTCAGAATACCTTTTTCGTCAACAAACTTGGAAACATTAATCATTTTTGACTGGTCAACACAATCAGTTTTTCCGATTTGTTCAGTCGAAGTTTGCGGGCTCAAACGCCAAATAGCTCCTGATTTTCCCTGGTAATTATCTATCAAAGGCTCGTTTGACAAATAGATTTTAGCAACTTTCAATCCCTGATTCCATTTGGCAGGATCTAAATCTTCTGCTCCTGGTTCACTACCTTCGGGATCATAAACGAATCTGAAATATTTGGCTTTTGTCGGAACGATGCTGTGTGTGTAAAATGCATCAACGTCCTGCCAACCGTGACGAGGCGTTGTCAATCGACCAAGACTTTTAAAGTTTACGCCGTCATCACTCACTTCAATTAGTAAACGATGCGCCTGATAATTATTTCCTTTGGTTTCTATTTGAATGGATTTGCACAAAAACGGCTGATCAAATTCGTATTGAACCCATCCTTTTTCTTTCAATCTAAATTGATCTTCTTTTTTTGAATCACTCAAAAATGAAGCATCAAAATCGACAAGTGTAGAAGTGATTTTTGGACGATTTTGATTGGATGTGATGTAACTTTCCTTAATGGGAATGGCAAACACAGCAATATCTTTATAATAATCTTTGTAATGATTTGGCACTGGTAATTGCAGATTTTTGAAGTTATTCCCACTTACAGTAACATCTGCCCAAACCACTTTTTGCATCGACATTTCGGGTGTAATCCAGGGTCCTCCCGCAACGGCAAAACCATCGGCAGGATGAAATGCGATTTTTACACCCAATCGGTCTGCTTCGGTTAAGGCAAAATGTACCAAATCCCAAAATTCTTTGCTCAACTGCAAAACCGGTGGATCCATCAATGGCGGATTTGCCGGACCTTTAATCGTCATTAAATAAGCACCTCCAATTCCGGCTTGTTTCATCGCTTCCAAATCGGCTGTTATGCCAGGTTTTGAATACGCGCTTTGCATCCAATACCAATACACCCAAGGTCTTGAGGTTTCGATTGTAGGCTGAAACAAAGTATTTTCTTTTTTATGGACTTCCTGTGCGGAAACGTATCCCACAAAAAGTAATATAAAAAAGAACTGTGTTTTTTGAAACATTACTTATTAAACTTTTGTAAAATCTCCAGGATCTGCCAAATCTGCGTGCTATAATTTTTTCACGCAGATTTGGCAGATTTAGCAGATTATTTTGATTTTTACTAATATTTAAACTTCTTCAAACTACTTTCCAGTTCATCTTTTGAACCTGTAAAAGGAATCAAATAAAAACTATACTGATAATCTCCTGACTTAATTTGATATTGTTCCAAAGGCTGTGCGACTAATGTCCAGCTATCGTTTCCTCCCACTCCCATTTGGATTAAATCAATATTCACTGTCAAAAATCCGGGGTCTTTTAATTCGTAAGTATGCGTCGCTGAACTCAGATTTTCTTGGGTATACGGCCACACACTCGTACTTAAAACTTTGGTATCATTAACGACCAAAAATCCTTTGTTTTTTTGTGGAGTGGTCAAAGCCATCCATCTCACTTCGGTTCTGTTTCCGTTTTCTTGTGGTTTTACGTAATGCTCGATAAAATCATTAATCGGCAGTGAATATTTCCCAACAAACGAGCCAAAACTTCTGTCGTTATAATTTTCCAGTTCTCCTTTTCCGTACCACGAAATCTGGTCGAACTTTCTTTGAACTCCCATTTGCATTCCAATTTTCGGGATGTTTGGTAATTTATTCGATGCTTTCAAACTGTAATCTACTTTTATAGTTCCATCTGGTTTGATGTTGTAAACCACATTTACACTCGCGCTGTCTTTTATAATTTCGTAATCGCTGGTGATTTTAATTTCCTCATTTGACTGATCCATTTTGATATTCGTCAATTTTGGTTTTGCTTTGTACCATTGTTTCAAAAGCTTTTGTGATTTCCATCCTCGCTTGTCATTATCCGTAAGTGGTCTCACGAAATTTGGAAGCAAAGGTGCAAAAACCTGTTCTTCTCCGTTGAAAATGTACGAACTCAAGGCTCCGTTTACTTTATTTATTTTTATATCGAAAGCTTTTCCTTTGATGTTGAAATCGGAATCTGATTCGGAAATATTTACATTTCCTTTTTTAGTTTCTAAAACAAGATCTTTCTTTTTCAGCAGAAATTGATCTTCCGCGACAGCGTAACCTTTAGAAGCCCATAGCTCGTCTTTCGAAAGTTGGAATTCGATATTCAAAATGTATTCGGCATCAGATTTCATTTTTGGCAAATATGGATTTACGTTCAATATCGTAGATTGTCCTGCTTCTAAATTGAAAGGTTTTAAAATCTGCGTTTTGATGACATTTCCGTTTTCTAAAATTTTCAAAACCGGAGTATAATCGGCTAAAGATTTTACAGCACTGCGGTTGTTTATTTCTAATTGATTGCCATCTTTCAGCGTTGAAGTTGCTGGCTGATACACCCATTTATTCTCAAAAATAGAACCTTTTGGTTTTCCGTTGGAATCGACAATTCCTTTAGTGTTGAAATTTCCATCGTGGTATCTTTCGCCGAAATCTCCACCGTGGGCGAAATAATTCTGACCTGATCGTGAGTCGAATTTTACCAATCCCTGATCTTTAAATTCCCAGATACAGCCTCCAATAACTCTTGGAAGAGAACGGAATTCATCCCACAATTCTTTTAAATTTCCAACAGAATTTCCCATTGCGTGCGAGTATTCTACAAAAATAATTGGTCGGGTATCTTTCTTTTGATCAACTAAAAATTTAGGCGTAAAAACTCCCGGATAAAATCGGCTGACCATATCGACATAAGGTTCGTCCTGCGGATTTTCAAATCGATACGCATGGTCTATTGTTTTTGGATATTTTGGATCAAGCGGATCAATATAACCGTCCAATTTCGGATTTCCCTGCGCCGGTTCATAATGTACGGGACGAGTTAAGTCGAAATCGTGAACCCAACCCGCCATTGCCGAATGGTTTGGTCCTTTTCCCCCTTCGTTACCCAAACTCCACATCACAACGGATGGATGGTTTTTGTCTCTTTCGACCATTCGGGTCATACGCTCCAAATAAGCGTTTGTCCATTTTGGATCGTTCGCTAATTTTCCACCGATTCCGTGCGTTTCCTGATCGGCTTCGTCCATCACCATAATTCCGTATTGATCGCACAATTCATAAAAATACGGATCGTTTGGATAGTGACTGGTACGAATAAAATTAAAGTTAAACTTCTTAATCGTCGTAATATCTTGTTTGATATCATCTCGGTTTAAGGCTTTTCCTCGAATTGGATTATGGTCGTGACGGTTGATGCCATACACATACGTTTCTTTTCCGTTGATTAACATTTTACCGTTTTCTTTCGAAAATTCTATCGAACGAAAACCAACTTTACAGCTTTTAGCTTCGGTAATATTGCCATTTTTATCTTTTATGGAAACGACCAAAGTGTATAAACTCGGTTCTTCTGAACTCCATTTCTTTGGATTTTTGATGGTCTCCTGAAACATTCCAAAACGAACATTATCCAGACGTGGATAACTTTCGTTAATCATATCGATCACCGGTTTTTGAAGTGGTTCTTTGAACATTGCCACATTATTAGCATCATACAACTGAACATTAAAAATATAATCTTTGATTTTTTCTCCTGTCAGATTCTCCACTTTTGGACGCAGTTTAAAAATCGCATCTGTGTATTGTTTGTCTAATTTGGTTTGAACAAAGAAATCCTGAATGCGTAATTTTGGCTCTGCCATAATAAAAACTTCACGCTGGATTCCGCTCACGCGCCAATGATCCTGATCTTCGAGATATGAACCGTCTGCCCAACGAATGACCTGAACGGAAACTACATTTTCTCCCTCTTTCAAATAAGGCGTAATATCAAATTCGGATGGTAAACAACTGTCTTCTCCATAACCCAAAAACTCTCCGTTCAGCCAAACCTGAAAACCGGAACTCACACCTCCAAAATGCAATGTCACCGTCATATCATTCCAGTTTGCAGGAACTGTAAAACTGCGCTGGTACGAACCGATTCCGTTATAATCTTTAGGAATATAAGGCGGATTTATTGGTCGAAACGGATAAACGGCACTTTTGTAAATAGGGTTATCATAACCTTTCATTTCCCAGTTGGAAGGGACTTCTATTTTATCCCAGCCTGAAACGGTAGTTTTATAAAAATCTTTGGAAGCTTTTTCAAGATTCACAGCATATTTAAAATTCCAATCGCCGTTCAGCATTTGGATTCGGCTTTTGGTTCTGTCGCCTTTTAAGGCATCTTCGATATTGGTGTACGAATACGCCGTTGCTCTTGAAGGCTGTCTGTTGATGCTTGTTACCGTTGGATCTTCCCACGGAGCGAACTCGTATTTTTTGTGTAATTCTGGAATTCCTGCAGGTTCTCCGGTTACGGATTGCGCGTATGTAGTGGAGATTGTGAGAAATAAAATTACAGTCAAAAAGTCGAAAGTCGAAAGTCGAAAGTTGAAAAATTGGGGAATATGATTTGACTTAAACATTGATTTATATTTTTTAGTTTTTTGTCATTCCGACGAAGGAGGAATCTCCGTAAGAAGCTCTACAAAGTATTTCTTCACTTTGTGGAATATTGTCGCGGAGATTTCTCGTTCCTCGAAATGACAAACTGTGTCTTATTTATTTTGTGGTTATCAAACCTATCAGGTCTAAAACGCACTATATCTTAATTCTTTTTAACCTTCTCCGGCGGAGCCACAAAATTCGTTTCGCTTTTACCTAAATCTTTCGAAGTTGCTACTGCAATTCCTCTTTGTTCTGCTTTGTTTACCGCACAATAAAAGTGATATACGACTCCGTTGTGTTTTACGACAAATGATTTATGTGCAAATAAATCGTCGTAAGGCTCTGATGATTTAATTAAATCTTCGCCTTTCCAGTCGGTCCAGTTTTGCAAATCATTCGAAACGGCAAAACGGTTAAAAGCGCCCGGTTTCCAAAACGCGCCGAAGTAAAACATCACCCAGGTATCATTGATTCTCTGAATAAAAGCATCACCTGTAATTCCTTTATGGTTGTTTAATACCGGATTTTTTCCGAAACGTTTCCAGGTTTTCATATCGTCAGAAACTGCCATTCCAATTCGTTCTGCACCTTTTTGTGGTTTCAAACTATCACCTCTTGCGTTGTAGTACATAACAAAATTATGTCCAGTCAATTTATCTTTATCACGAATTACACTGTTTTTGTACATCGTGCTGTTGTCCCACCAGCTTACATCTTTGTCTTTTGGCGTTAAAACCGGGTTTTCCAGTCTTTGAAACTCATGAGGTTTTGTCGGTGATTCTTTCGTATAAGCCATTCCGATTGACAACACTCCCGCTTCGTATCCTTTACTGTCTCCGCCAAAATAACTCATCCAGTATTTGTCATCGTATTTTTCCCATTCGTAACTTCCGCCCCAGGTTGGGTCTTGTAGTGAAATATATCCCGCTTTTTGGTTCACATCCCAGTGTTTTTCATTTTCCGAAAAGGACATTACTTTTCCTAAGTGTTTCCAATGCAATAAATCATCGCTTTCGGCCAGCCAGGTTTCGTAACCTCTTCCGTCATAAATCAAATAGG
Protein-coding sequences here:
- a CDS encoding glycoside hydrolase family 2 TIM barrel-domain containing protein — protein: MFKSNHIPQFFNFRLSTFDFLTVILFLTISTTYAQSVTGEPAGIPELHKKYEFAPWEDPTVTSINRQPSRATAYSYTNIEDALKGDRTKSRIQMLNGDWNFKYAVNLEKASKDFYKTTVSGWDKIEVPSNWEMKGYDNPIYKSAVYPFRPINPPYIPKDYNGIGSYQRSFTVPANWNDMTVTLHFGGVSSGFQVWLNGEFLGYGEDSCLPSEFDITPYLKEGENVVSVQVIRWADGSYLEDQDHWRVSGIQREVFIMAEPKLRIQDFFVQTKLDKQYTDAIFKLRPKVENLTGEKIKDYIFNVQLYDANNVAMFKEPLQKPVIDMINESYPRLDNVRFGMFQETIKNPKKWSSEEPSLYTLVVSIKDKNGNITEAKSCKVGFRSIEFSKENGKMLINGKETYVYGINRHDHNPIRGKALNRDDIKQDITTIKKFNFNFIRTSHYPNDPYFYELCDQYGIMVMDEADQETHGIGGKLANDPKWTNAYLERMTRMVERDKNHPSVVMWSLGNEGGKGPNHSAMAGWVHDFDLTRPVHYEPAQGNPKLDGYIDPLDPKYPKTIDHAYRFENPQDEPYVDMVSRFYPGVFTPKFLVDQKKDTRPIIFVEYSHAMGNSVGNLKELWDEFRSLPRVIGGCIWEFKDQGLVKFDSRSGQNYFAHGGDFGERYHDGNFNTKGIVDSNGKPKGSIFENKWVYQPATSTLKDGNQLEINNRSAVKSLADYTPVLKILENGNVIKTQILKPFNLEAGQSTILNVNPYLPKMKSDAEYILNIEFQLSKDELWASKGYAVAEDQFLLKKKDLVLETKKGNVNISESDSDFNIKGKAFDIKINKVNGALSSYIFNGEEQVFAPLLPNFVRPLTDNDKRGWKSQKLLKQWYKAKPKLTNIKMDQSNEEIKITSDYEIIKDSASVNVVYNIKPDGTIKVDYSLKASNKLPNIPKIGMQMGVQRKFDQISWYGKGELENYNDRSFGSFVGKYSLPINDFIEHYVKPQENGNRTEVRWMALTTPQKNKGFLVVNDTKVLSTSVWPYTQENLSSATHTYELKDPGFLTVNIDLIQMGVGGNDSWTLVAQPLEQYQIKSGDYQYSFYLIPFTGSKDELESSLKKFKY
- a CDS encoding glycosylase, yielding MKNRIQYLVIGITALLIASCATKFKKREINEAVMQEIYNEIKTPYKYGLVMVPTDNSYKMDCPSVFRKDGKWFMTYLIYDGRGYETWLAESDDLLHWKHLGKVMSFSENEKHWDVNQKAGYISLQDPTWGGSYEWEKYDDKYWMSYFGGDSKGYEAGVLSIGMAYTKESPTKPHEFQRLENPVLTPKDKDVSWWDNSTMYKNSVIRDKDKLTGHNFVMYYNARGDSLKPQKGAERIGMAVSDDMKTWKRFGKNPVLNNHKGITGDAFIQRINDTWVMFYFGAFWKPGAFNRFAVSNDLQNWTDWKGEDLIKSSEPYDDLFAHKSFVVKHNGVVYHFYCAVNKAEQRGIAVATSKDLGKSETNFVAPPEKVKKN